Within the Fischerella sp. PCC 9605 genome, the region CCCCCATGAGCGACTGCGAACCCGTAGACGCGCGCAGCGCGGCTCAAGGCAGAGTAGGGCTTCTCGTAGAGTACCCGAAGGGGGACTAGGGATTAGGAACCTAGTACCCAATACCCAGTACCCAATCCCCAATCACTAATACCCAATCACCAATCCCCAAAATGAATGCGATAGATAAAGCGCTGAAATACTCATTAAACAAGGCTTTCACAATCCAAAATAGTATGGGTTGTTACTCGGGTTGTTGATTAAGTATGTTTGAGGGATTAAAATGACAAAGAAAATCCCCCTCTTGCTGATCGTGCTTATACGGAGATTTTTTAAGAAGATTTTAATAAAAAACTCAGTAAGGGGTCTTGCCCCACATAACAAAAATGATATAATATGATAAGTAGATGCACCCTGATGATCTGGAGAGCTGCCCAAAAGCTCTCTTTTTTTTTGGAATTTTTGCTATTACGCTATGATTTAGCAACTATCAAAAAAATCTAGCTTCTACTTTGCTCTTACTATCCCTGCTGCGTGCATTCATTTGGTGATGATTTGGTAACAATTTCATGTTTGCAGGTAGTTCAGAAATTTTTCCAAGAACTTTCAGCACAAATAAAGTTAACTGAGGTGTATTGCCCCACATCCCTAACATAGTATAATATGTTAAATAGATGCACCCTGATGATCTGGAGAGCTGCCCAAGTGGCTCTCTTTTTTTTTGGTCATTAGTCATTGGTGAGCCAGCGCGCTCCAAAGGGGGTTCCCCCGATGAGCGACTGCGTAGACGCGCGCAGCGCGGCTTCTCGCAGAGTAGGGCTTCTCGCAGAGTACCCGTAAGGGTCATTGGTCATTTGTCAAAAGCTATTAACAAAGGACAAATGACAAAGGACTAATAATTGATATAATCGCCAGTCAGCCGAGTAATAGTCGTGGGGGAAAAATCATGGCAGACTGGCAGGAAATTACTGGTGGTGTGACAGCACCAAGAGGGTATCGGGCGGCTGGAATTACGGCTGGATTGAAACCTTCGGGATTGCCGGATTTGGCATTGATATTATCAGATGTGGAAGCGATCGCAGCAGGAGTATTCACAACCAGCCATGTGAGAGCAGCGTGCGTGGATTATTGCCGCCAACGCTTACAAGCTAAGCATAGTGCCCGTGCCATTCTCTGCAATGCTGGACAGGCAAATGCTGCTACGGGTGAGCAGGGCTGGTTAGATGCGCTAGAATCTGCTATGGCAGTAGCCCACGCACTTAACATTCCGTCAGAATCTGTGCTACTCGCTTCGACTGGGGTAATTGGGCAGCGCATACCAATGGATAAGCTGAAAGCAGGAATTCCCCAACTAGTAGCAGCACTATCAGAAACTGGCTCTGATGCCGCCGCAAGTGCAATTATTACTACAGACTTAGTGACAAAATCTATCGCGCTAGAAACAACAATAGGCGATCGCCCGGTGCGAATCGGCGGAATTGCCAAAGGTTCTGGGATGATTCATCCCAACATGGCAACGATGCTAGCATTTGTCACCTGTGATGCAGCAGTTTCGCCCCATCTTTGGCAGCAGATGTTAAGCAGGGCAGCTGATAGAAGCTTTAATTCTATTACCGTTGATGGCGATACCAGTACCAACGATAGCTTAATTGGCCTTGCCAACGGTGAATCCCGTACCCCTGCAATTATGGAAACGGGACACGAAGCGGAAAAATTAGAGGCAATGCTAACAGCAGTTTGCCAGCATTTGGCAAAAGCGATCGCTCGTGACGGCGAAGGTGCAACTTGTTTAATTGAAGTGCAAGTAACTGGCGCACACGATGAACAAGCAGCCCGCCAAGTTGCCAAAACCATAGCAGGTTCTTCTCTGGTCAAATCTGCAATCTTTGGACGCGATCCCAACTGGGGACGCATCGCCGCCGCCGCCGGACGTGCAGGTGTGTTGTTTGAACAAGAAAACTTGAGGATTCAGCTAGGGAATTTCTTGATGATGGAGAATGGTCAACCCTTAGCTTTTGATCGTAAAGCAGCAAGTGAATATCTGAAAAAAACAGCAGCGGATTCTTCTTTGCCACATGATGCGATCGCCACGAATATGAGCAACGATCTATCCGTGGATCGCAGCACTGTTCAGAAGCAGCGGGTAGACAATCCAGTGATAATCTCGGTTAGTATTGGCAATGGTCATGGTTCCGGCAAAGCTTGGGGTTGTGACTTGAGTTATGACTATGTCAAGATTAATGCCGAGTATACGACTTAAATTTTAACCGGATATTTACTGGGTTTATATGGAAAAGCACCGCGAGGTACTTCACGGTGCGTATTATAATGCTTTACTTTGCCTGATTTACTTGGATGCAAGCAGTTCTGTTACCTGTGCGTGTGCCAACACAACGTTAGGTTCACGCTGGAGAGCAGCGTAGTATTTTCTTGCAAACCCATTCCCTGCTTCTTGTGGTGTGAGCAGCGTGCGGACATTGGCAATCACATTTTGGATGTCATCCAGCAATATCGGTTGATCTGCTTCTAGCATTTCATCAATTTGTACAACAAGCTCAGAAATGCGATGTAACCAAGCAAATTGTTCATGCTCAATCACGAGTTGAAGAAGTTCTCCGCTCGATACTCGTCCCCGCACCTGTTCGTAGGTGATGCGTTCTGTATCAAGTAGCATCTTATGAAGGTGCAGCAATTTGTTTCTCAAATCACGCAGGTATTGATGTTGATGTATTCTTTGTAGAAGTGTGTTAGAAGTCAATGTAACCCATCCTCCCGTTACGATAATCTTCTATGGCTTGAATAATTTCTGCTTCGGTATTCATCACGAATGGACCGTAGCGAACAACTGGTTCGTTGAGTGGTACGCCAGCGATGAGCAGCACATCCAAGGGTGATTTCGCATCTAATGGATTGGCGATCGCCACTTCCTCACCATCTTGTGCAAATATTACCATCTGCCCATCTCCCACATGCTCATTATCTACACCAAACCAGCCTTCTCCATCAAGCACATATGTAAAGGCGTTATATTCTTTTGGTACAGGCTGAACTATCCTAGCACCTGGTTGCAGCTTGAAGTGCAGGTACATAATCGGAGTTTGTGTTTCAATTACAGCTTTTGCTCCTAGCGCTTCTCCAGCAATTACTTTCACAGTTACCGAACCATCAGGAGTTTGAGCAGTTGGGATTCTTTGAGCCGGGATTTCCTGATAGCGAGGCTCGATCATCTTGTCGCGACGGGGTAGGTTCACCCATAGCTGAAGTCCATGAAGCCGTCCGCCTGTACGAGCAAATTCCCGTTCTGGCATTTCTGAATGGACAACACCTGCTCCTGCGGTCATCCACTGCACATCACCGGGGCCAAGCTTTCCCGCATGTCCTTGCGAATCTTTGTGCTCAAGATACCCCTCAAGGATATAAGATACCGTCTCAAAGCCCCTGTGAGGATGATCTGGTGCTCCCTTCGCCTGACCTGGTTCAACATCAACAGGGCCTAATTCATCAAGGAGGAGGAAAGGGTCGAAGTCTGAAAAGGTGCTCTTGGGAAATGGGCGACGAACCAACATGCCTTCACCCTCTAGTGTTTGCACACTGTTGATGATTCCTGCAACTGTTCGCATCGTTTGTGTTTGAGTCGTCATCGATCCCCTCCTTGATTCCTTAATACCGCTGCGCGGGGTCAAATATCAAAAATCCGTTTGATTCTGGGCTTTGAGTTTTTGTCCAAGCACACTGTCATCAATAGTGCTAGATAAATCATATATTTGATTAATCATATATTAGCATAAAACTATATAAGAAGTAACAGAGAGAGCTTCCCCTAATTTAGTTTCGGAAAACCGTCTATGTCGCTAGCACATGCAATTTTGGGTCTTCTTCAGCAAGAAGAAAGGACGGGCTATGACCTAAAAATAAGCTGCTTTGATCGATGTATTGCTCACTTGTGGCCAGCCGATCAGGCACAGATTTACAGAACCCTCGATAAACTAGTTGAGCAGGGTTGGATTACTTGTACCGTTGAGATTCAGCACGATCGCCCTAATCGCAAGGTTTACAGTCTGACTGAAGCAGGAAAAGCCGAATTAATCCGTTGGCTTCAATGTCCTCAGCCTTTGCCAACGATACGAGAACCGTTGCTCATGCAGTTATTTTTCGCAGCACAGTTACCTAATGAAGCCATCATTCAACTGCTAGAACAGCAGTTAGCTGCACATATTGAAAAGCTGACTGAGTGCGAAAAGATTGAGTTACCAGCACTCGGCGATCGCTGTGCGAGTCGTGAGCAGATGATGCAAAGACTCGTACTAGAATTGGCGATCCGCAGAGAACAAACTTACATTGATTGGCTAAAGACAGCTATTAATGTCATTCGCGATGTTGACATTTAAGCAATTGCTTATGTAGTATATCAATAGTTAAGCGTTTGCTTAAATATATGGTTAATTTGAATGAGTAGACCTGCTGCCAGTGCCGATGTTTTTGTGGCGATCGCAGATCCCACACGCAGGGCGATATTGGATCTGTTACGTACTGGTGAGCAACCAGTCAAACAACTAGCTGAGCCATTTGCCATGAGCTTGCCAGCTATTTCTCAGCACTTACAGGTTCTTTGTGAAGCAGGCTTAGTACAAATGCGAAAAGCAGGGCGACAGCGCCTGTATCGATTGAACCCGGAGCCACTGAAGCAGATATCTAATTGGATTGCTGATTACGAGCAATTCTGGCAAGAAAAACTAGATGCCCTTGGCAATTACTTGGAGGAAAATTCATGCTCCGAAACTTGAATATAGAAGCATTCTATCCCTATCCCCCCCAGCGGGTTTGGCAGATACTCACCAACCGTCAGGCGTTGGCAGCATGGCTAATGGAAAACGACTTTGAGCCGCGTTTGGGGCATAAATTCCGATTTGTGCATTCAACATTGCCAGGGCTAGGAGAAAATATAGACTGTGAAGTGATTGAACTCGACGAGCCAAAACGGCTTGCCTTCACTTGGCAAGACAGTATGATGTGCCAGCCTTCAATTGTTATCTGGACGCTTAAACCTGTAGATGGCGGTACTAAACTTCAACTTGAACATAAAGGATTGAGGCACAAAGTAGAAACATTGCCTGCAACAGCTCTACATCAATCAAGAAACCTTTCCCAACCGTGGCAAGGTAAATTCATGTATGAGTCTTCAACGGTAACGCAGACACTAGCACCGAGCGATCGCAACACTATATTCCCCTCAATACCCAGCGGCAAGTATGAGACATTAGATAGCCTCATTCTCAGTTCTTTTCTGAATGGTGGATGGGAATACAAACTCAATGAAAAACTGCCAAAAATTTTAGTACCAAATTAAATTCAGGCGTTGCACAAAGAGGGGATGAATTACGAACCGCCATAGACGCGCAAGCGGCTTCCCGCAGGGTAGACGCCAAGAGCGCCAAGAAAGAAGTTTTCTAGTTAGCAAAGAAAATAAAATCATCCCGCAAATATGCAACGCCTAAATTCACACATACCAAAACTCTGCTACAGGCGTGCGCTTACCTCTGCGTACCTTTGCGTTTCAATACAAACCTCAATAACAAAATGAACGACGCCAGTAAACAATTGCTTGCCTTGGCGCAAAACAACGCAGCTACATACTTAGCTAATCCAAAAGTGAAAGCAATAGGAGTTGGTGGTTCTGTTGCTCGCGGACAAGCCGATGCTTACTCAGACATCGACATGATGATTTGTTACGAAGAATTACCCTCTGACGAAGAACTCAAGGCAGCATATGAACAGAATAAAGGGTCAGACTATAGAATCCATGCTAGCGATCGCGAAGATGGGTTGATTATCGATCAATACTTTGTCCGGGGGGTCAAAAGTGATTTTGGCCACCATACCATCAAATTTGGTGAGTGCAACATTGAAACCCTCCTAAAGCAATGCGATCCGGACAATATCATGCTGTACATGCTGGCTGGTATCTCTGAAATGATTCCATTGCATGGTGCTGAACTGATTAAAACATGGAAGGCTAAAGTAGCAAATTATCCCGACCAATTAGCCCAAGCAATTGTGAAAAAGCACCTGCATTTTCGCGGATTATGGATTTTACAAAATTACGGTGTTCAACGGGAAGATGTGCTGTTTTTAACAGATGAATTATTGCAAGCAGTGAAGAACCTCATGGGAGTACTGTTGGGCTTAAATCGCTTCTACCATCCCGTAAATTCCGTGCCATTTAAAGGCATGGATAAATTCATCAATAAGATGACAATTGCTCCACCTAACCTTTCATTTCGTCTCAAGCAGATTTTTCTTGAGTCTCCTGAAACTGCTGTTAGTCACTTAGGTGAACTAATTGAAGAAACATTTGCTTTGGTAGAAAAGCATATGCCAGAGGTGGATACAACAGAAGCTTGGCAACATTACAAACTGTGGTCAGACAAATTTTAATCAGTCAGAGAATTAAATATGGCTCAACAGATTTTTCTTGACACTAATACGCAACAGTGGCTTGATATGAAGCCATTTCCAGGAACACAAATTCTGCCATTAGCAGAACCAGTTCCACAAGGTTCAATTCATAGACTTCGGATGGCTGCTGGTACCTTGATTCCCGTTCATTACCATCCTTGTGATGAGTATGTCTACGTC harbors:
- a CDS encoding ArsR/SmtB family transcription factor; the protein is MSRPAASADVFVAIADPTRRAILDLLRTGEQPVKQLAEPFAMSLPAISQHLQVLCEAGLVQMRKAGRQRLYRLNPEPLKQISNWIADYEQFWQEKLDALGNYLEENSCSET
- a CDS encoding SRPBCC family protein, whose product is MLRNLNIEAFYPYPPQRVWQILTNRQALAAWLMENDFEPRLGHKFRFVHSTLPGLGENIDCEVIELDEPKRLAFTWQDSMMCQPSIVIWTLKPVDGGTKLQLEHKGLRHKVETLPATALHQSRNLSQPWQGKFMYESSTVTQTLAPSDRNTIFPSIPSGKYETLDSLILSSFLNGGWEYKLNEKLPKILVPN
- the argJ gene encoding bifunctional ornithine acetyltransferase/N-acetylglutamate synthase; the encoded protein is MADWQEITGGVTAPRGYRAAGITAGLKPSGLPDLALILSDVEAIAAGVFTTSHVRAACVDYCRQRLQAKHSARAILCNAGQANAATGEQGWLDALESAMAVAHALNIPSESVLLASTGVIGQRIPMDKLKAGIPQLVAALSETGSDAAASAIITTDLVTKSIALETTIGDRPVRIGGIAKGSGMIHPNMATMLAFVTCDAAVSPHLWQQMLSRAADRSFNSITVDGDTSTNDSLIGLANGESRTPAIMETGHEAEKLEAMLTAVCQHLAKAIARDGEGATCLIEVQVTGAHDEQAARQVAKTIAGSSLVKSAIFGRDPNWGRIAAAAGRAGVLFEQENLRIQLGNFLMMENGQPLAFDRKAASEYLKKTAADSSLPHDAIATNMSNDLSVDRSTVQKQRVDNPVIISVSIGNGHGSGKAWGCDLSYDYVKINAEYTT
- a CDS encoding PadR family transcriptional regulator codes for the protein MSLAHAILGLLQQEERTGYDLKISCFDRCIAHLWPADQAQIYRTLDKLVEQGWITCTVEIQHDRPNRKVYSLTEAGKAELIRWLQCPQPLPTIREPLLMQLFFAAQLPNEAIIQLLEQQLAAHIEKLTECEKIELPALGDRCASREQMMQRLVLELAIRREQTYIDWLKTAINVIRDVDI
- a CDS encoding pirin family protein; the encoded protein is MTTQTQTMRTVAGIINSVQTLEGEGMLVRRPFPKSTFSDFDPFLLLDELGPVDVEPGQAKGAPDHPHRGFETVSYILEGYLEHKDSQGHAGKLGPGDVQWMTAGAGVVHSEMPEREFARTGGRLHGLQLWVNLPRRDKMIEPRYQEIPAQRIPTAQTPDGSVTVKVIAGEALGAKAVIETQTPIMYLHFKLQPGARIVQPVPKEYNAFTYVLDGEGWFGVDNEHVGDGQMVIFAQDGEEVAIANPLDAKSPLDVLLIAGVPLNEPVVRYGPFVMNTEAEIIQAIEDYRNGRMGYIDF
- a CDS encoding cupin domain-containing protein, yielding MAQQIFLDTNTQQWLDMKPFPGTQILPLAEPVPQGSIHRLRMAAGTLIPVHYHPCDEYVYVLEGTIETAGRECKAGTFWFTPANTKNGPHKAITSVEIITIRLGQMGDFEQL
- a CDS encoding nucleotidyltransferase domain-containing protein: MNDASKQLLALAQNNAATYLANPKVKAIGVGGSVARGQADAYSDIDMMICYEELPSDEELKAAYEQNKGSDYRIHASDREDGLIIDQYFVRGVKSDFGHHTIKFGECNIETLLKQCDPDNIMLYMLAGISEMIPLHGAELIKTWKAKVANYPDQLAQAIVKKHLHFRGLWILQNYGVQREDVLFLTDELLQAVKNLMGVLLGLNRFYHPVNSVPFKGMDKFINKMTIAPPNLSFRLKQIFLESPETAVSHLGELIEETFALVEKHMPEVDTTEAWQHYKLWSDKF